One genomic segment of Pseudomonas chlororaphis subsp. aurantiaca includes these proteins:
- a CDS encoding DUF5943 domain-containing protein, producing MAKIAPQLPIEVDSETGVWTSDALPMLYVPRHFFVNNHMGIEEVLGAEAYAEILYKAGYKSAWHWCEKEAECHGLEGVAVFEHYMKRLSQRGWGLFKIQDIDLDKGTASVKLEHSAFVYVYGKVGRKVDYMFTGWFAGAMDQILAARGSKIRTVAEQVYGGSEEGHDDGLFTVKPL from the coding sequence ATGGCCAAGATCGCCCCGCAACTGCCCATCGAAGTCGACAGCGAAACCGGTGTCTGGACCTCCGACGCCCTGCCGATGCTGTACGTGCCGCGTCACTTCTTCGTCAACAACCACATGGGCATCGAGGAAGTGCTGGGCGCCGAAGCCTATGCCGAGATCCTCTACAAGGCTGGCTACAAGTCCGCCTGGCACTGGTGCGAAAAAGAAGCCGAATGCCACGGCCTGGAAGGCGTCGCGGTGTTCGAGCACTACATGAAGCGCCTGTCGCAGCGCGGCTGGGGCCTGTTCAAGATCCAGGACATCGACCTCGACAAGGGCACCGCCAGCGTCAAGCTCGAACACTCGGCCTTCGTCTATGTGTACGGCAAGGTCGGGCGCAAGGTCGACTACATGTTCACCGGCTGGTTCGCCGGCGCCATGGACCAGATCCTGGCCGCCCGCGGCAGCAAGATCCGCACCGTCGCCGAACAGGTCTACGGCGGTTCCGAAGAAGGCCACGACGATGGCCTGTTCACCGTCAAGCCGTTGTAA
- the etfA gene encoding electron transfer flavoprotein subunit alpha — translation MSNIIRRDPRAEWIARNRLHPLHAAMQPAQHSWMGPNGIIRKNPHGVGFIGPNGIKRIDRSGAQQGGAVKRSAAVEVQLPLHQVAQPAFYICVVPDMVGGRLSSHDRDLLGLAHQLAGKDGAVLAVVFGEHKENTFATAGVDRLLVLEGNEFSGYAPEQRVQGLRAVDNQFSPRHWLLPDSRTGGGELGRRFAAALGERPATRVWQVKDEQCIGRAGAGLQDLARPLARLILAAAECAEPVSETRHEALPVELSTTVARSLARIEDLGAVAVDPAAIPMAEAEFIFSGGNGVKDWELFHRTAAALGATEGASRVAVDDGFMARDRQVGASGTWVTARVYVAVGISGAIQHLQGIGACDKVVAINLDPGCDMIKRADLSVIGESAELLQALIAAVEAYRNGAKRDAA, via the coding sequence ATGAGCAACATTATCCGCCGCGACCCGCGGGCTGAATGGATCGCCCGTAACCGCCTGCACCCGCTGCACGCGGCCATGCAACCGGCGCAGCACAGCTGGATGGGGCCCAACGGCATCATCCGCAAGAACCCCCACGGGGTCGGTTTCATCGGCCCCAACGGCATCAAGCGCATCGACCGCAGCGGCGCCCAGCAGGGTGGGGCGGTCAAGCGCAGCGCCGCGGTCGAAGTCCAGCTGCCGCTGCATCAGGTGGCGCAGCCGGCGTTCTACATCTGCGTGGTGCCGGACATGGTCGGCGGCCGCCTGAGCAGCCACGACCGCGATCTTTTGGGCCTGGCCCATCAACTGGCCGGCAAGGACGGTGCGGTGCTGGCGGTGGTGTTCGGCGAGCACAAGGAAAACACTTTCGCCACGGCTGGCGTCGACCGCCTGCTGGTGCTGGAAGGCAACGAATTCAGCGGTTATGCACCGGAACAACGGGTCCAGGGCCTGCGGGCTGTGGATAACCAGTTCAGCCCGCGTCACTGGCTGCTGCCCGACAGCCGCACCGGTGGCGGCGAACTGGGCCGACGGTTTGCTGCGGCCCTGGGCGAACGCCCGGCCACGCGGGTCTGGCAGGTCAAGGACGAGCAGTGCATCGGCCGCGCCGGTGCCGGCTTGCAGGACCTGGCCCGGCCGCTGGCACGCTTGATCCTGGCCGCCGCCGAATGCGCGGAGCCGGTCAGCGAAACCCGCCACGAAGCTCTGCCGGTGGAGTTATCCACAACGGTGGCGCGCAGCCTGGCGCGGATCGAGGACCTGGGCGCGGTGGCGGTGGACCCGGCGGCGATTCCCATGGCCGAGGCCGAGTTCATTTTCTCCGGCGGCAACGGGGTCAAGGACTGGGAGCTTTTCCACAGGACCGCCGCGGCCCTGGGCGCCACCGAAGGCGCGTCGCGGGTGGCGGTGGACGACGGTTTCATGGCCCGCGACCGTCAGGTCGGCGCCTCGGGCACCTGGGTCACCGCCCGGGTGTACGTGGCGGTGGGGATTTCCGGGGCGATCCAGCACCTGCAGGGCATCGGTGCCTGCGACAAGGTGGTGGCGATCAACCTCGATCCGGGCTGCGACATGATCAAACGCGCCGACCTGTCGGTGATTGGCGAAAGCGCCGAGCTTCTTCAAGCCTTGATCGCGGCGGTAGAGGCCTACCGCAACGGCGCCAAGCGCGATGCGGCTTAA
- the dgcB gene encoding dimethylglycine demethylation protein DgcB, translating into MLNTLLPILLFAAIGLAVLGALRRVAMWRRGRASKVDLIGGLLAMPKRYMVDLHHVVARDKYIANTHVATAGGAVASIVLAILVHGFGLHNRILGYALLLMSAVMFVGAIFVYLRRRNPPSRLSKGPWMRLPKSLLAFSASFFLVTLPVAGILPENFGGWVLAVILGIGVLWGVSELFFGMTWGGPMKHAFAGALHLAWHRRAERFGGGRSTGLKPLDLEDPNAPLGVEKPKDFTWNQLLGFDACVQCGKCEAACPAFAAGQPLNPKKLIQDMVVGLAGGTDAKFAGSPYPGKPIGEHSGNPHQPIVNGLVDAETLWSCTTCRACVEECPMMIEHVDAIVDMRRHLTLEKGATPNKGAEVLENLIATDNPGGFAPGGRMNWAADLNLALLGEKKTTDVLFWVGDGAFDMRNQRTLRAFVKVLKAAKVDFAVLGLEERDSGDVARRLGDEATFQLLAKRNIQTLAKYSFKRIVTCDPHSFHVLKNEYGALGGEYVVLHHSTYMAELIAGGALNLGQHKGNSVTYHDPCYLGRYNGEYEAPREVLRALGIEVKEMQRSGFRSRCCGGGGGAPITDIPGKQRIPDMRMDDIRETGAELVAVGCPQCTAMLEGVVEPRPLIKDIAELVADALLEDAAPGKPATPAKREPAEAH; encoded by the coding sequence ATGTTGAACACCCTTCTTCCCATCCTGCTGTTCGCAGCCATCGGCCTGGCTGTCCTGGGCGCGTTGCGGCGGGTGGCCATGTGGCGCCGGGGCCGTGCGTCCAAGGTCGACCTGATCGGCGGCCTGCTGGCCATGCCCAAGCGCTACATGGTCGACCTGCACCATGTGGTGGCGCGGGACAAATACATCGCCAACACCCACGTGGCCACGGCCGGTGGCGCGGTGGCGTCCATCGTGCTGGCGATTCTGGTGCACGGTTTCGGCCTGCATAACCGCATCCTCGGCTACGCCTTGCTGCTGATGTCGGCGGTGATGTTCGTCGGCGCGATCTTCGTCTACCTGCGCCGCCGCAACCCGCCGTCGCGCCTGTCGAAAGGTCCGTGGATGCGCCTGCCGAAAAGCCTGTTGGCGTTCTCGGCGTCGTTCTTCCTGGTGACCCTGCCGGTGGCCGGGATCCTCCCGGAAAACTTCGGTGGCTGGGTACTGGCGGTGATCCTCGGCATCGGCGTGTTGTGGGGCGTGTCCGAGCTGTTCTTCGGCATGACCTGGGGCGGCCCGATGAAGCACGCCTTCGCCGGTGCCCTGCACCTGGCCTGGCACCGCCGCGCCGAGCGCTTCGGCGGCGGCCGTTCCACCGGCCTCAAGCCGCTGGACCTGGAAGACCCGAACGCGCCGCTGGGTGTGGAAAAACCCAAGGATTTCACCTGGAACCAGCTGCTGGGCTTCGACGCCTGCGTGCAGTGCGGTAAATGCGAAGCCGCGTGCCCGGCCTTTGCCGCAGGCCAGCCGCTGAACCCGAAAAAGCTGATCCAGGACATGGTGGTTGGCCTGGCGGGCGGTACCGATGCCAAGTTCGCTGGCAGCCCGTATCCGGGTAAGCCGATTGGCGAACACAGCGGCAATCCGCACCAGCCGATCGTCAACGGCCTGGTGGACGCCGAGACCCTGTGGTCCTGCACCACTTGCCGCGCTTGCGTCGAGGAGTGCCCGATGATGATCGAGCACGTCGATGCCATCGTCGACATGCGTCGTCACCTGACCCTGGAAAAGGGCGCCACCCCGAACAAGGGCGCCGAAGTCCTGGAAAACCTGATCGCCACCGACAACCCGGGCGGTTTTGCCCCGGGCGGGCGGATGAACTGGGCGGCGGACCTCAACCTGGCGCTGCTCGGCGAGAAGAAAACCACCGACGTGCTGTTCTGGGTTGGCGACGGCGCGTTCGACATGCGCAACCAGCGCACCCTGCGCGCCTTCGTCAAAGTGCTGAAAGCGGCCAAGGTCGACTTCGCGGTACTGGGCCTGGAAGAGCGCGACAGCGGCGACGTGGCCCGGCGCCTGGGCGACGAGGCGACCTTCCAGCTGCTGGCCAAGCGCAATATCCAGACCCTGGCCAAGTACAGCTTCAAGCGCATCGTCACCTGCGACCCCCACAGTTTCCATGTGCTGAAAAACGAATACGGCGCCCTCGGTGGCGAGTACGTGGTGCTGCACCACAGCACCTACATGGCCGAGCTGATCGCCGGCGGCGCCCTGAATCTGGGCCAGCACAAAGGCAACAGCGTGACTTATCACGACCCGTGCTACCTGGGCCGCTACAACGGCGAGTACGAAGCGCCGCGGGAAGTGCTGCGGGCGCTGGGGATCGAGGTCAAGGAAATGCAACGCTCCGGTTTCCGCTCGCGCTGCTGTGGCGGTGGCGGCGGCGCGCCGATCACCGACATCCCGGGCAAGCAGCGGATCCCCGACATGCGCATGGACGACATTCGCGAAACCGGCGCCGAGCTGGTGGCCGTGGGTTGTCCACAATGCACCGCGATGCTCGAAGGCGTGGTCGAACCACGACCGCTGATCAAGGACATTGCCGAACTGGTGGCCGACGCCTTGCTGGAAGACGCCGCGCCCGGCAAGCCGGCGACCCCGGCCAAACGTGAACCTGCGGAGGCCCACTGA
- the gbcA gene encoding glycine-betaine demethylase subunit GbcA, translating into MDVTATLSLGDPLEPARKATAQMLQERERTFSLPQPFYCDERLFDIDMQEIFQKEWLIAGMTCEIPTKGNYMTLQVGKNPIIVIRGADGVVHAFHNVCRHRGSRLCTSDKGKVAKLVCHYHQWTYELDGRLLFAGTEMGADFDMKQYGLKPVNVKTAGGYIFISLAENPPAIDDFLATLTHYMEPYDMENTKVAVQTTLMEKANWKLVLENNRECYHCGGSHPELLKTLLEWDDVTDPRADQAFKDHVAASAAAWEAEKIPYAHASFGLRNRIVRMPLLKGTVSMTMDGKQGCAKLMGRIKNPDLGSMRILHLPHSWNHCMGDHIIVFTVWPISAQETMVTTKWLVHKDAVEGVDYDVERMRQVWDATNDQDRRLAEENQRGINSTAYQPGPYSKTYEFGVVNFVDWYSERMLNNLGAEPAPYLKGVPVQG; encoded by the coding sequence ATGGACGTCACCGCAACCCTGAGCCTGGGCGATCCGCTGGAACCCGCACGCAAGGCCACCGCGCAAATGCTCCAAGAACGCGAGCGGACCTTCTCCCTGCCGCAGCCGTTCTACTGCGACGAGCGCCTGTTCGATATCGACATGCAGGAGATCTTCCAGAAGGAATGGCTGATCGCCGGCATGACCTGCGAGATTCCGACCAAGGGCAACTACATGACCCTGCAGGTCGGCAAGAACCCGATCATCGTGATCCGTGGCGCCGACGGTGTGGTCCATGCCTTCCACAACGTCTGCCGCCACCGCGGTTCGCGCCTGTGCACCAGCGACAAGGGCAAGGTCGCCAAGCTGGTCTGCCACTACCACCAGTGGACCTATGAGCTGGACGGTCGCCTGCTGTTTGCCGGCACCGAGATGGGCGCCGACTTCGATATGAAGCAGTACGGCCTCAAGCCGGTGAACGTGAAGACCGCTGGTGGCTACATTTTCATCAGCCTCGCGGAAAACCCGCCGGCCATCGATGACTTCCTGGCGACCCTGACGCACTACATGGAACCCTACGACATGGAGAACACCAAGGTGGCGGTGCAAACCACCTTGATGGAAAAGGCCAACTGGAAGCTGGTGCTGGAGAACAACCGCGAGTGCTACCACTGCGGCGGTTCGCACCCGGAACTGCTGAAAACCCTGCTGGAGTGGGACGACGTCACCGACCCGCGCGCCGACCAGGCGTTCAAGGACCACGTGGCCGCCTCCGCCGCCGCCTGGGAAGCCGAGAAGATCCCTTACGCCCACGCCAGCTTCGGCCTGCGTAACCGCATCGTGCGCATGCCGCTGCTCAAGGGCACCGTGTCCATGACCATGGACGGCAAGCAGGGCTGCGCCAAGCTGATGGGCCGGATCAAGAACCCGGACCTGGGCTCGATGCGCATCCTGCACCTGCCGCACTCGTGGAACCACTGCATGGGCGACCACATCATCGTGTTCACCGTGTGGCCGATCAGCGCCCAGGAAACCATGGTCACCACCAAGTGGCTGGTGCACAAGGACGCGGTCGAAGGCGTGGACTACGACGTCGAGCGCATGCGCCAGGTGTGGGACGCCACCAACGACCAGGATCGTCGCCTGGCCGAAGAGAACCAGCGTGGCATCAACTCCACCGCCTACCAGCCAGGCCCGTACTCCAAGACCTACGAGTTCGGCGTGGTCAACTTCGTGGACTGGTACAGCGAGCGCATGCTGAACAACCTCGGCGCCGAACCGGCTCCGTACCTCAAGGGCGTGCCGGTTCAAGGCTGA
- the etfB gene encoding electron transfer flavoprotein subunit beta, which translates to MSTNVISLVSIGAHPTSGRPRRAEQDARAVELGLQLAGDRLQVLHAGDIAEPALRAYLGMGLEQMHVLEQSAGADALPALTDYLRDAGAQVVLTGSQAETGEGSGMLPFLLAENLGWPLVVGLAQVESIDSGVALVLQALPRGQRRRLKVRLPFLATVDNAAPKPRQSAYGPARRGVLQARQVEVLDDELFTSATLQPAKPRPKRLKVIKAKSGADRMKAATAKASGGGGQVLKGGSAEAGAEAILKLLIEEGVVR; encoded by the coding sequence ATGAGTACTAATGTGATCAGCCTGGTGTCCATCGGCGCCCACCCGACTTCCGGCCGGCCACGGCGTGCCGAGCAGGATGCGCGGGCGGTCGAGCTGGGGCTGCAACTGGCCGGGGACAGGCTGCAGGTGCTGCACGCCGGCGATATCGCCGAGCCGGCCCTGCGCGCGTACTTGGGCATGGGCCTGGAACAGATGCACGTGCTGGAGCAGTCGGCCGGTGCCGATGCGCTGCCGGCGCTGACCGATTATCTGCGCGATGCCGGGGCGCAAGTGGTGCTTACCGGCAGCCAGGCGGAAACCGGCGAAGGTTCGGGCATGCTGCCATTCCTGCTGGCGGAAAACCTCGGCTGGCCGCTGGTGGTGGGCCTGGCCCAGGTGGAGTCCATCGACAGTGGCGTGGCCCTGGTGCTGCAAGCCCTGCCGCGTGGCCAGCGCCGTCGGCTGAAGGTGCGCCTGCCGTTCCTCGCCACTGTGGATAACGCCGCGCCCAAGCCACGGCAGAGCGCCTACGGTCCGGCCCGACGTGGGGTACTACAGGCGCGGCAGGTGGAAGTGCTCGACGATGAGTTGTTCACCAGCGCCACCCTGCAACCGGCCAAACCCCGGCCCAAGCGCCTGAAAGTGATCAAGGCCAAGAGCGGCGCCGACCGCATGAAAGCCGCGACCGCCAAGGCCAGCGGCGGTGGCGGCCAGGTGCTCAAGGGCGGCAGCGCCGAAGCCGGGGCCGAGGCCATCCTCAAGCTGCTGATCGAAGAAGGCGTGGTCCGTTAG
- a CDS encoding SDR family oxidoreductase, with translation MSLQGKTLFITGASRGIGREIALRAARDGANIVIAAKSADPHPKLPGTIFSVAREVEALGGKALALQVDVRDEEVVRQALAKAAEQFGGIDALVNNAGAIKLTGVQHIELKRFDLMHQINTRAVLLCSQAALPYLKSSGGHILSLSPPLNLASKWFAQYSPYTVTKYGMSMLTLGMSEEFKNYGISVNSLWPQTMIATAAIEFQLGSRESFKHARTPAIMADAAHAILSSRQRRITGRLLIDEEILREQGVSDFAHYRFDPDSSEALMTDLFID, from the coding sequence ATGTCCTTACAAGGCAAGACCCTGTTCATCACCGGCGCCAGTCGTGGCATCGGCCGCGAGATCGCCCTGCGGGCGGCGCGGGACGGGGCCAATATCGTGATCGCGGCAAAAAGCGCCGACCCTCATCCCAAGCTGCCCGGCACCATCTTCAGCGTGGCCCGCGAGGTCGAGGCGCTGGGGGGCAAGGCCCTGGCCCTGCAAGTGGACGTGCGTGACGAAGAGGTGGTGCGCCAGGCCCTGGCCAAGGCCGCCGAGCAGTTCGGCGGCATCGATGCGCTGGTCAACAATGCGGGGGCAATCAAGCTGACCGGGGTGCAGCACATCGAACTCAAGCGCTTCGACCTGATGCACCAGATCAACACCCGCGCCGTGCTGCTGTGCAGCCAGGCGGCCCTGCCCTACCTGAAAAGCAGCGGCGGGCACATCCTCAGCCTGTCGCCGCCGCTGAACCTGGCGAGCAAATGGTTCGCCCAGTACAGCCCCTACACCGTGACCAAATACGGCATGAGCATGCTGACCCTGGGCATGAGCGAGGAATTCAAGAACTACGGCATCAGCGTCAACTCGCTGTGGCCGCAGACCATGATCGCCACCGCCGCCATCGAGTTCCAGCTGGGTTCGCGCGAATCGTTCAAGCATGCGCGCACGCCTGCGATCATGGCCGACGCGGCCCACGCGATTCTCTCCAGCCGCCAGCGCCGCATCACCGGGCGCTTGCTGATCGACGAGGAAATACTGCGCGAACAGGGGGTGAGCGATTTCGCCCATTACCGCTTCGATCCCGACAGCAGCGAAGCGCTGATGACGGATCTGTTTATCGATTGA
- the gbcB gene encoding glycine-betaine demethylase subunit GbcB, with amino-acid sequence MSNNFLNPVTTQTWANGRHIVRCVKVIQETWDVRTFCFMADQPIMFFFKPGQFVTLELEIEGQPIMRSYTISSSPSVPYSFSVTIKRVPGGKVSNWLHDTLHEGQELAVHGPVGLFNAIDFPSPKVLYLSGGVGITPVMSMARWFYDTNGNVDMVFIHSARSPKDIIYHRELEHMASRIDNFSLHLICEKHGLGEPWAGYRGYLNHKMLELMAPDFLEREVFCCGPTPYMNAVKRLLEASGFDMSRYHEESFGATPPEARADAVEQAEQAAEAPEIDAADLHQVEFTASGKSIRVAPGETVHAAAAKLGLMIPKACGMGICGTCKVLKLGGEVEMDHNGGITEEDEAEGYILSCCSVPKGDVRVEY; translated from the coding sequence ATGTCCAACAACTTCCTGAACCCGGTAACCACCCAGACCTGGGCCAATGGCCGACACATCGTCCGTTGCGTCAAAGTCATCCAGGAAACCTGGGACGTGCGCACCTTCTGCTTCATGGCCGACCAGCCGATCATGTTCTTCTTCAAGCCGGGGCAGTTCGTCACCCTGGAGCTGGAGATCGAAGGCCAGCCGATCATGCGTTCCTACACCATTTCCAGCTCGCCCTCGGTGCCGTACAGCTTCTCGGTGACCATCAAGCGCGTCCCTGGCGGCAAGGTGTCCAACTGGCTGCACGACACCCTGCACGAAGGTCAGGAGCTGGCGGTGCACGGGCCGGTGGGGCTGTTCAACGCCATCGACTTCCCGAGCCCGAAAGTCCTGTACCTCAGCGGCGGCGTCGGCATCACCCCGGTGATGTCCATGGCGCGCTGGTTCTACGACACCAATGGCAATGTCGACATGGTGTTTATCCACAGCGCGCGCTCGCCGAAGGACATCATTTATCACCGCGAGCTGGAGCACATGGCATCGCGGATCGACAACTTCAGCCTGCACCTGATCTGCGAGAAACATGGCCTGGGCGAGCCCTGGGCCGGTTATCGCGGCTACCTGAACCACAAGATGCTGGAGCTGATGGCGCCGGACTTCCTCGAACGCGAGGTGTTCTGCTGCGGCCCGACCCCTTACATGAACGCGGTCAAGCGCCTGCTCGAGGCCAGCGGTTTCGACATGTCGCGCTACCACGAGGAATCCTTCGGCGCGACGCCACCGGAAGCCCGTGCCGACGCCGTGGAACAGGCCGAACAGGCCGCCGAGGCGCCGGAAATCGACGCCGCCGACCTGCACCAGGTGGAGTTCACCGCTTCCGGCAAGAGTATCCGCGTGGCGCCGGGCGAAACCGTCCACGCCGCCGCGGCCAAGCTTGGCCTGATGATCCCCAAGGCCTGCGGCATGGGCATCTGCGGCACCTGCAAGGTGCTCAAGCTGGGTGGGGAAGTGGAGATGGACCACAATGGCGGCATCACCGAGGAAGACGAAGCCGAAGGCTACATCCTGTCCTGCTGCAGCGTGCCGAAGGGGGATGTGCGGGTCGAGTATTGA
- the dgcA gene encoding dimethylglycine demethylation protein DgcA, translated as MAFEAMFQPIQIGKLTIRNRVLSTAHAEVYATDGGMTTDRYVKYYEEKAKGGIGLAICGGSSVVAIDSPQEWWSSVNLSTDRIIPHFQNLADAMHKHGAKIMIQITHMGRRSRWDGFNWPTLMSPSGIREPVHRATCKTIEPEEIWRVIGNYAQAARRAKAGGLDGVELSAVHQHMIDQFWSPRVNKRTDEWGGSFEGRMKFGLEVLKAVRAEVGDDFCVGMRICGDEFHPDGLSHEDMKQIAKYYDDTGMLDFIGVVGSGCDTHNTLANVIPNMSYPPEPFLHLAAGIKEVVKVPVLHAQNIKDPNQATRILEGGYVDMVGMTRAHIADPHLIAKIKMGQIDQIKQCVGANYCIDRQYQGLDVLCIQNAATSREYLGVPHIIEKSTGPKRKVVVVGAGPAGMESARVAAERGHDVTLFEKKDAIGGQITTAAKAPQRDQIAGITRWYQLELARLKVDLRLGTAADAETILDLRPDIVVLAVGGHPFLEQNEHWGAAEGLVVSSWDVLDGKVAPGKNVLVYDTICEFTGMSVADFLADKGSQVEIVTDDIKPGVAIGGTSFPTYYRSMYPKEVIMTGDMMLEKVYREGDKLVAVLENEYTGAKEERVVDQVVVENGVRPDEAIYYALKEGSRNKGQVDVEALFAIKPQPSLSQAGDGYLLFRIGDCVAQRNTHAAIYDALRICKDF; from the coding sequence ATGGCTTTCGAAGCGATGTTCCAGCCGATCCAGATCGGCAAACTGACCATCCGCAACCGGGTGCTCAGCACCGCGCACGCCGAGGTCTACGCCACCGATGGCGGCATGACCACCGACCGCTACGTGAAATATTACGAAGAGAAAGCCAAGGGCGGTATCGGCCTGGCGATCTGTGGCGGCTCGTCCGTGGTGGCCATCGACAGCCCGCAGGAATGGTGGAGCTCGGTGAACCTGTCCACCGACCGTATCATCCCGCACTTCCAGAATCTGGCCGACGCCATGCACAAGCATGGCGCCAAGATCATGATCCAGATTACCCACATGGGCCGCCGCTCGCGCTGGGACGGTTTCAACTGGCCGACCCTGATGTCGCCGTCAGGCATCCGTGAACCGGTGCATCGCGCCACCTGCAAGACCATCGAGCCGGAAGAGATCTGGCGGGTGATCGGCAACTACGCCCAGGCCGCGCGCCGGGCCAAGGCCGGAGGCCTGGACGGCGTCGAGCTGTCCGCCGTGCACCAGCACATGATCGACCAGTTCTGGAGCCCGCGGGTCAACAAGCGGACCGACGAATGGGGCGGCAGCTTCGAAGGCCGGATGAAGTTCGGCCTGGAAGTGCTCAAGGCGGTGCGCGCCGAAGTCGGCGACGATTTCTGCGTGGGCATGCGTATCTGCGGTGACGAATTCCACCCGGACGGCCTGTCCCACGAGGACATGAAGCAGATCGCCAAGTATTACGACGACACCGGCATGCTCGATTTCATCGGCGTCGTGGGCTCGGGTTGCGACACTCACAACACCCTGGCCAACGTGATTCCGAACATGAGTTATCCACCGGAGCCGTTCCTGCACCTGGCCGCCGGCATCAAGGAAGTGGTCAAGGTTCCGGTGCTGCATGCGCAGAACATCAAGGACCCGAACCAGGCTACGCGCATCCTGGAAGGCGGCTATGTCGACATGGTCGGCATGACCCGCGCGCACATCGCCGACCCGCACCTGATCGCCAAGATCAAGATGGGCCAGATCGACCAGATCAAGCAGTGCGTGGGCGCCAACTACTGCATCGACCGCCAGTACCAGGGCCTGGACGTGCTGTGCATCCAGAACGCCGCGACCTCCCGTGAATACCTGGGCGTGCCGCACATCATCGAGAAATCCACCGGGCCGAAACGCAAGGTGGTGGTGGTTGGCGCCGGCCCTGCCGGCATGGAATCGGCGCGGGTGGCGGCCGAACGTGGCCACGACGTGACCCTGTTCGAGAAGAAGGACGCCATCGGCGGGCAGATCACCACCGCCGCGAAAGCACCGCAGCGCGACCAGATCGCCGGCATCACCCGCTGGTACCAGCTGGAGCTGGCACGGCTGAAGGTCGATCTGCGCCTGGGCACCGCGGCCGATGCCGAGACCATCCTCGACTTGCGTCCGGACATCGTGGTGCTGGCCGTCGGCGGGCATCCGTTCCTCGAGCAGAACGAACACTGGGGCGCCGCCGAAGGGCTGGTGGTCAGCAGCTGGGACGTGCTCGACGGCAAGGTGGCGCCGGGCAAGAACGTGCTGGTCTACGACACTATCTGCGAGTTCACCGGCATGTCGGTGGCCGACTTCCTCGCCGACAAGGGCAGCCAGGTCGAGATCGTCACCGACGACATCAAGCCGGGCGTGGCCATCGGTGGCACGTCGTTCCCGACCTACTACCGCAGCATGTACCCCAAAGAAGTGATCATGACCGGCGACATGATGCTGGAAAAGGTCTACCGCGAAGGCGACAAGCTGGTGGCGGTGCTGGAGAACGAATACACCGGCGCCAAAGAGGAGCGGGTGGTCGACCAGGTGGTGGTGGAGAACGGCGTGCGGCCTGACGAAGCGATCTACTACGCGCTCAAGGAAGGTTCGCGCAACAAGGGCCAGGTCGACGTCGAAGCGCTGTTCGCGATCAAGCCGCAGCCTTCGTTGAGCCAGGCGGGCGACGGTTATCTGCTGTTCCGCATCGGTGACTGCGTGGCGCAGCGCAACACCCACGCGGCCATCTATGACGCCCTGCGGATCTGCAAGGATTTCTAA
- a CDS encoding nitrilase-related carbon-nitrogen hydrolase — protein sequence MTGLPTLKVACQQIAPRVGELDYNRDLGQRAIREAAAEGAQVVVLPELVQSGYVFADRQEALALSESLDGPTLTLWKALAAELQVVIVGGFCERLNAGQVANSAALVEPEGRVTVYRKAHLWDREKLVFTVGDQPPPVVETRFGAIAMLICYDLEFPEWVRLPALAGAALLCAPVNWPDGPRPAGERPAEMVRVQANAAVNRMFIAACDRCGDERGVAWVGGSLIVDADGYPLAGSARHPQQQLLLAELPLADARHKHISAHNHVHLDRRPALY from the coding sequence ATGACTGGACTGCCTACCCTGAAAGTCGCCTGCCAACAGATCGCCCCACGGGTAGGCGAGCTCGACTACAACCGCGACCTGGGCCAGCGGGCCATTCGCGAGGCCGCCGCCGAGGGCGCCCAGGTGGTGGTGCTGCCGGAACTGGTGCAAAGCGGCTATGTGTTCGCCGATCGGCAAGAGGCGCTGGCGCTGTCCGAGAGCCTTGACGGGCCGACATTGACCCTGTGGAAGGCCTTGGCTGCGGAGCTGCAGGTGGTGATAGTCGGCGGCTTCTGCGAGCGCCTGAATGCCGGGCAAGTGGCCAACAGCGCCGCGCTGGTCGAGCCCGAGGGGCGGGTGACGGTGTATCGCAAGGCCCATCTGTGGGACCGGGAGAAGCTGGTGTTCACGGTGGGCGACCAGCCGCCACCGGTGGTCGAGACCCGTTTTGGCGCGATCGCGATGCTGATCTGCTACGACCTGGAGTTCCCGGAATGGGTGCGCCTGCCCGCGCTGGCCGGCGCCGCCCTGCTCTGCGCCCCGGTCAACTGGCCGGACGGGCCGCGCCCCGCGGGCGAGCGCCCGGCGGAAATGGTCCGGGTCCAGGCCAACGCCGCGGTCAACCGTATGTTCATCGCCGCCTGCGACCGCTGCGGCGACGAGCGTGGCGTGGCCTGGGTCGGCGGCTCGCTGATCGTCGACGCCGACGGTTATCCGCTGGCCGGCAGCGCCCGTCACCCCCAGCAGCAATTGCTGCTCGCGGAGCTGCCCCTGGCGGACGCCCGGCACAAGCACATCAGCGCCCATAACCATGTGCACCTGGACCGCCGTCCGGCGCTGTACTGA